A stretch of Coregonus clupeaformis isolate EN_2021a chromosome 37, ASM2061545v1, whole genome shotgun sequence DNA encodes these proteins:
- the LOC121553296 gene encoding IQ motif and ankyrin repeat domain-containing protein 1-like, producing the protein MDVEPTPEELAVVIIQQATRGLLARRERVRRQKEKQDYEDLMDRLEKEAFVALVRREQEEDERKRKKDEDERKRKKEEQLLRTRLLEAAFDGEAEEVLAILKEVSDRDTKRGLGLDEAGKHQRLLNQLCMINITDANGNTAVSEAAGGGQPEVITLLVESGADINTRGAFGRTPIYRAAFGGHLGAVQTLLQLGADLRTHADDGSTPEQVASGEAVIAALQNWDLSATDSMLTKMKAEEQRRAEEDKKQNEAETHRANKKWPVFSLSLKGEVEQLQNEHERCQRELQKAFVELNKRITEHDKCVRKGMEEQAKVTLQVVHDAEDVLAKAQIAAHEAAEQLSLAKLTLREQSDAVLDRGGVRCLVGDLEEVLIKDVGGKIKQDGRWPLLVDTSGQAATFLRYRDTNYLDALHPGDIQPDKLRLALLGAIRFGKPLVINMMEVDLFESVQKQLDQVNPGLSEQLMNKELLQEERYLSLVRSTDGPQYARTEFMLDRIEKFSLVMVTKQRHPPDALLTAFYPIQVMLREPKI; encoded by the exons ATGG ATGTAGAGCCGACTCCAGAGGAGCTAGCTgtagtgatcatccagcaggccACTCGAGGCCTGCTGGCCAGGCGAGAGCGGGTCCGGAGACAGAAGGAAAAACAGGACTATGAAGACCTTATGGATCGCTTGGAGAAAGAG GCTTTTGTGGCACTAGTACGAAGAGAACAGGAAGAGgacgagaggaagaggaagaaggacGAGgacgagaggaagaggaagaaggaagAGCAACTTCTGCGAACCCGACTTCTGGAAGCAGCGTTTgatggagaggcagaggaagTGTTAGCAATTCTGAAGGAG GTCTCTGATAGGGACACAAAGCGTGGTCTTGGGTTGGATGAAGCAGGCAAACACCAGCGGCTGTTAAACCAACTTTGCATGATTAACATCACAGACGCCAACGGCAACACAGCAGTGTCAGAAGCAGCAGGTGGGGGTCAGCCGGAAGTCATCACCCTATTGGTGGAGAGCGGTGCGGACATAAACACACGG GGTGCGTTTGGACGGACGCCAATCTACAGAGCTGCGTTTGGAGGCCATCTTGGCGCAGTGCAGACCCTTCTACAGCTGGGGGCAGACCTGAGGACCCATGCAGATGATGGTAGTACTCCAGAGCAG GTGGCTTCTGGAGAGGCTGTGATTGCCGCTTTACAGAACTGGGATCTGAGTGCCACTGACTCCATGCTGACGAAGATGAaggcagaggaacagaggagggcgGAGGAAGACAAAAAGCAGAACGAGGCGGAGACTCATCG TGCAAACAAAAAATGGCCTGTGTTTTCCCTCAGCCTGAAAGGGGAGGTGGAGCAGCTCCAGAACGAGCATGAGCGATGCCAGAGAGAG ctgcagAAGGCCTTCGTTGAGCTGAATAAGAGGATCACAGAACATGACAAATGTGTGAGGAAGGGTATGGAGGAGCAGGCTAAAGTCACGTTGCAG gtggTTCATGATGCTGAAGATGTGTTGGCGAAAGCTCAAATAGCAGCTCATGAGGCTGCAGAGCAACTATCCCTTGCCAAGCTGACACTGAGAGAGCAGTCTG ATGCTGTCCTGGACCGTGGTGGGGTTCGTTGCCTGGTTGGGGACCTTGAGGAAGTTCTTATTAAAGACGTAGGCGGCAAGATCAAGCAGGATGGCAG GTGGCCCCTGCTTGTGGATACCTCTGGTCAGGCTGCCACATTTCTACGCTACAGAGACACTAACTACCTGGATGCCTTGCACCCTGGAGACATTCAGCCTGACAAACTGAGGCTCGCTCTACTGGGGGCCAtcag GTTCGGAAAGCCCTTGGTTATTAACATGATGGAGGTGGACTTGTTTGAGAGTGTACAGAAACAGCTAGACCAGGTGAACCCAGGGCTGAGTGAGCAGCTGATGAACAAGGAGCTCCTGCAAGAAGAGAG GTACCTGAGCCTGGTGCGCTCCACAGATGGTCCTCAGTATGCCAGAACTGAGTTCATGCTGGACCGCATTGAGAAGTTCAGCCTGGTCATGGTTACCAAACAGCGCCACCCACCTGATGCACTGCTCACAGCATTCTATCCCATCCAGGTCATGCTGCGGGAACCCAAAATATGA